A genomic stretch from Poecile atricapillus isolate bPoeAtr1 chromosome 10, bPoeAtr1.hap1, whole genome shotgun sequence includes:
- the MVD gene encoding diphosphomevalonate decarboxylase — MAAERGLAMATCTAPVNIAVIKYWGKRDTDLILPINSSLSVTLHQDQLKTTTTVAASRDFTEDRLWLNGKEADVGHPRVQACLREVRRLARKRRGGGEDTATLSLSYKIHIASENNFPTAAGLASSAAGYACLVSALARLYGLEEELSEVARRGSGSACRSMFGGFVQWQRGERPDGTDSLALQVAPETHWPELRVLVLVVSGEKKPVGSTAGMQTSVETSPLLKHRAEVVVPERLAQMMRHIRDRDFEGFGQLAMRDSNQFHATCLDTFPPIFYLTDVSRHIIALAHRYNAHHGHTKVAYTFDAGPNAVIFLLDEAVAEFVEVVRRSFPPSTNGDQFVRGLPVGSAVLSQELVAAVVSEPVPGAVQYILHTKPGPGPQLVDDPSQHLLGADGLPRSRA; from the exons atgGCGGCGGAGCGCGGGCTGGCCATGGCCACCTGCACGGCCCCCGTGAACATCGCGGTCATCAAGTACT GGGGCAAGCGAGACACCGACCTCATCCTGCCCATCAACTCCTCCCTGAGCGTGACACTGCACCAGGACCAG CTCAAGACCACCACGACGGTGGCCGCCAGCCGGGATTTCACGGAGGACCGGCTGTGGCTCAACGGGAAGGAGGCGGACGTGGGGCACCCGCGGGTCCAGGCCTGTCTGCGCGAGG TGCGGCGCCTGGCCCGGAAGCGCCGCGGGGGCGGTGAGGACACGGCCACGCTCAGCCTTTCCTACAAAATCCACATCGCCTCCGAGAACAACTTCCCCACTGCCGCCGGGCTCGCCTCGTCTGCCGCCGGCTACGCCTGCCTGG TGTCAGCGCTGGCCCGGCTCTatgggctggaggaggagctgTCCGAGGTGGCCCGGCGGGGCTCGGGCAGTGCCTGTCGCAGCATGTTCGGGGGCTTCGTGCAGTGGCAGCGCGGGGAGCGCCCCGATGGCACCGATAGCCTGGCCCTCCAAGTGGCCCCCGAGACGCATTGGCCGGAGCTCCGTGTCCTCGTCCTGGTG gtcAGTGGGGAGAAGAAGCCGGTGGGGAGCACGGCGGGGATGCAGACCAGTGTGGAGACCAGTCCCCTGCTGAAG CACCGGGCAGAGGTGGTGGTCCCCGAGCGCCTGGCCCAGATGATGCGGCACATCCGGGACCGGGACTTTGAGGGCTTTGGCCAGCTGGCCATGAGGGACAGCAACCAGTTCCACGCCACCTGCCTCGACACCTTCCCGCCCATCTTCTACCTCACGGACGTGTCGCGCCACATCATCGCGCTGGCACATCGCTACAACGCCCACCACGGCCACACCAAG GTCGCCTACACCTTTGACGCCGGCCCCAACGCCGTCATCTTCCTGCTGGACGAGGCCGTGGCCGAGTTTGTGGAGGTGGTGAGGCGCAGCTTCCCCCCCAGCACCAACGGGGACCA GTTTGTGCGGGGGCTGCCCGTGGGCTCGGCCGTGCTGTCCCAGGAGCTGGTGGCCGCCGTGGTCAGTGAGCCTGTGCCGGGGGCTGTCCAGTACATCCTGCACACCAAg cctggccctggTCCCCAGCTCGTGGATGACCCCAGCCAGCACCTCCTGGGAGCGGATGGGCTGCCCCGGAGCCGCGCCTGA
- the RNF166 gene encoding E3 ubiquitin-protein ligase RNF166, translating to MPRGSVPRPDRTHTPVSRYAAAPRRFRVRPAATTVTRPVAHGGATWSRWVQVSSAPPRWIPVGPGEFRSVPVGPAGLGSRSAQFGSRSARARLRSAPLGSSRSRRAAPCPSALPSRGDDAAAPLGDVAAAPPAAAAAAMFRSLLVAAAQRPQGPAGPPRAAPGPGAAAEALEAQFSCPICLEVFHRAVGIAGCGHTFCGECLQPCLQVPSPLCPLCRVPFDPKKVEKASSVEKQLSSYKAPCRGCSKKVTLAKMRSHVSSCAKVQEQMANCPKFVPVVPTSQPIPSNIPNRSTFVCPYCGARNLDQQELVKHCMENHRNDPNKVVCPVCSAMPWGDPSYKSANFLQHLLHRHKFSYDTFVDYNIDEEAALQAALALSLSEN from the exons ATGCCCCGGGGGTCCGTTCCGAGGCCTGACCGGACTCACACACCTGTCTCCCGGTACGCGGCGGCGCCGCGGCGGTTCCGTGTCCGCCCCGCAGCCACCACCGTCACCCGCCCTGTCGCACATGGCGGCGCCACTTGGTCCCGGTGGGTCCAGGTGAGTTCCGCTCCGCCCCGGTGGATTCCGGTGGGTCCAGGTGAGTTCCGCTCGGTCCCGGTGGGTCCTGCTGGGCTCGGGTCCCGCTCGGCTCAGTTCGGCTCGCGCTCGGCTcgcgctcggctccgctcggctccccTCGGCTCCTCTCGGTCCCGGCGGGCCGCTCCGTGTCCCAGCGCGCTCCCGTCGCGCGGCGATGACGCAGCGGCGCCGCTCGGTGACGTCGCAGCCGCCccgccggccgccgccgccgccgccatgttCCGGAGCCTGCTGGTGGCGGCGGCGCAGCGGCCGCAGGGCCcggccgggcccccccgcgccgcccccgggcccggggccgcGGCCGAGGCGCTGGAGGCGCAGTTCAGCTGCCCCATCTGCCTCGAGGTTTTCCACCGCGCCGTCGGCATCGCGGGCTGCGGGCACAC GTTTTGTGGGGAatgcctgcagccctgcctgcaggtGCCCTCCCCGCTGTGCCCGCTCTGCCGCGTGCCCTTCGACCCCAAAAAGGTGGAGAAGGCTTCCAGCGTGGAGAAACAGCTCTCGTCCTACAAGGCTccctgcagaggctgcagcaagAAG GTGACCCTGGCCAAAATGCGCTCCCACGTCTCGTCCTGCGCCAAGGTGCAGGAGCAGATGGCCAACTGCCCCAAGTTTGTTCCAGTTGTCCCCACATCCCAGCCTATTCCCAG CAACATTCCCAATCGCTCCACGTTCGTGTGTCCGTACTGCGGGGCCCGGAACCTGGaccagcaggagctggtgaAGCACTGCATGGAAAACCACAGGAATGACCCCAACAAAGTG GTGTGCCCGGTGTGCTCAGCCATGCCCTGGGGGGATCCCAGCTACAAGAGTGCAAacttcctgcagcacctgctccACAGGCACAAGTTCTCCTACGACACCTTCGTG GATTACAACATCGATGAGGAGGCAGCGTtgcaggcagccctggctctgtccctctCTGAGAACTGA